In Helianthus annuus cultivar XRQ/B chromosome 3, HanXRQr2.0-SUNRISE, whole genome shotgun sequence, a single window of DNA contains:
- the LOC110930787 gene encoding root allergen protein, with product MSTASFQIEIASSFPAEKVFKIYGDFHIITPKVNPQVFKSIEIIEGDGGVGTIRLLTFGDGLPFTNTKYRQDGIDASNFTFDNTFFEGDNLMGIIDTINYHIKIIPTAEGGSIFTQKVVYNCKGEEKPSVETLNFIKDMYEKTYKAMEAYAAEHPETY from the exons ATGAGTACTGCAAGTTTCCAGATCGAGATTGCTTCTTCATTCCCTGCTGAGAAGGTATTCAAAATCTATGGTGACTTCCATATCATCACACCCAAGGTCAACCCTCAAGTGTTCAAGTCCATCGAGATAATCGAAGGCGATGGAGGTGTTGGAACCATAAGGCTTTTAACATTTGGTGACG GTTTGCCATTCACAAACACAAAGTATAGGCAAGATGGCATTGATGCAAGCAACTTCACCTTTGACAACACATTTTTTGAAGGAGACAACTTGATGGGCATAATAGATACCATCAACTACCATATCAAGATTATACCTACCGCCGAGGGAGGAAGCATATTCACCCAGAAAGTCGTTTATAACTGCAAAGGGGAAGAAAAGCCATCTGTAGAAACGCTTAACTTCATAAAAGATATGTACGAGAAAACATATAAGGCTATGGAGGCTTATGCCGCTGAACATCCTGAAACTTATTGA
- the LOC110930785 gene encoding DEAD-box ATP-dependent RNA helicase 47, mitochondrial produces MAALVATRFLFLVGDTLSIKKLPKISKAASFHKSAYILNRFGTTHGPLTLESLGFKNRDEPTAKLETNKVRPTVSTLQVIQGQVEEEVKIKRVKVKPKAVAVENPIEIESAPFSAKSFSELGLPPLLIEALEREGFNVPTDVQSAAIPTVRNNHDVVIQSYTGSGKTLAYVLPILSEVGPLKGSGSPVDNKESGKKTDIEAVIIVPSRELGMQIVREIEKLLGPENKKFVQQLVGGANRSRQEEALRKNKPVIVVGTPGRIAEISAAGKLHTHGCRHLVLDEIDQLLSFNFREDMHRIVEHVGKKPSSGLAQNSETVVKKRVERQTIMVSATVPFAVVRAARSWGCEPMLVQAKKVSPLESVSRPPGPVNLSPGPNPGSDLQQSDGVSESLPPSLKHYYCLSRMQHKVDTVRRCVHALNAKTVIVFMNHTRQLKDAVYKLQARGLVAEELHGDLGKLARSTILKKFKKGEIRVLVTNELSARGLDVSNCDLVVNVDLPTDSVHYAHRAGRTGRLGRKGSVVTICEESEVFVVKKLQRRLGVQFQSCEFVEGKLVIQEEK; encoded by the coding sequence ATGGCAGCTTTAGTAGCAACGCGTTTTCTTTTTCTCGTTGGAGATACACTCTCCATAAAAAAACTCCCAAAGATTTCAAAAGCCGCTTCATTTCACAAAAGCGCTTACATATTGAACCGATTCGGTACTACACACGGCCCATTAACTCTAGAAAGCCTTGGTTTCAAGAATCGGGATGAGCCAACCGCAAAGCTCGAGACAAATAAGGTTAGACCAACGGTTTCCACTCTTCAAGTCATCCAAGGTCAAGTCGAAGAAGAAGTCAAAATCAAGAGAGTCAAAGTCAAACCAAAAGCTGTTGCGGTTGAAAATCCAATCGAAATTGAATCAGCCCCGTTTTCTGCAAAATCATTTTCCGAACTCGGCCTTCCGCCGTTGTTGATTGAGGCGCTAGAGAGAGAAGGTTTTAACGTTCCGACCGACGTCCAGTCAGCAGCCATCCCGACAGTCCGTAACAATCATGATGTCGTGATTCAATCATACACGGGGTCCGGAAAAACATTGGCGTATGTTCTTCCGATACTGTCAGAAGTAGGCCCACTCAAGGGTTCAGGTTCACCCGTTGACAACAAAGAATCCGGAAAGAAAACCGATATAGAAGCGGTGATTATCGTACCTTCACGAGAGCTCGGTATGCAGATTGTGCGAGAGATCGAGAAGTTACTAGGGCCCGAAAATAAGAAATTCGTTCAACAACTTGTCGGGGGTGCAAACAGGTCACGGCAAGAAGAAGCGCTAAGAAAAAATAAGCCCGTTATCGTTGTGGGAACACCCGGGAGAATCGCGGAAATTAGTGCTGCGGGGAAGCTTCACACGCACGGCTGTCGGCACCTCGTCTTGGATGAAATTGATCAGCTTTTATCGTTTAATTTCCGAGAAGATATGCATCGAATAGTCGAACACGTGGGGAAGAAACCCAGTTCTGGCCTGGCCCAGAACTCGGAAACCGTAGTCAAGAAACGGGTCGAGAGACAAACGATCATGGTGTCTGCAACAGTTCCGTTTGCGGTAGTACGAGCAGCCAGGAGTTGGGGTTGTGAACCCATGCTCGTGCAAGCCAAAAAGGTGAGCCCGCTTGAATCGGTCTCTCGCCCACCTGGGCCCGTTAACTTGTCACCCGGGCCAAACCCGGGGTCCGATTTGCAGCAGAGTGACGGGGTTTCCGAGAGTCTACCACCGTCGTTAAAACATTACTATTGTCTGTCAAGAATGCAACATAAAGTCGACACTGTGAGAAGATGTGTGCATGCTCTCAATGCAAAAACAGTTATTGTTTTCATGAACCACACGCGGCAACTAAAAGATGCGGTTTACAAGCTACAAGCTCGCGGGCTGGTTGCGGAAGAACTACACGGTGATCTTGGCAAGCTTGCGAGATCGACAATCTTGAAGAAGTTCAAGAAAGGTGAAATAAGGGTACTGGTGACAAACGAGTTATCGGCTAGAGGTTTAGATGTATCCAACTGTGATCTTGTGGTTAATGTGGACTTGCCTACTGACTCGGTTCACTATGCGCATCGAGCTGGAAGAACGGGCCGGCTTGGCCGAAAGGGTTCGGTGGTTACCATTTGTGAGGAGTCGGAAGTTTTCGTCGTTAAGAAGCTTCAAAGGCGACTTGGGGTTCAGTTTCAGTCTTGTGAGTTTGTGGAGGGTAAACTTGTTATCCAGGAAGAAAAGTAG
- the LOC110928328 gene encoding root allergen protein encodes MNTTSVEVEIASAYPPETVFEMINAFHTLAPKVIPQVFKSIEILDGDGGVGTIRLFTFGDDVPFTSGKFKQDAIDEINFVYSYTFFEGDNLMGILDSINHYVKVIPTDDEGCVFKQIVVYNCKGDEKPSTEFLNFEKELYEKTYKAIEAYAAAHPEAY; translated from the exons ATGAATACAACTAGTGTTGAAGTTGAGATTGCTTCTGCATATCCCCCTGAGACGGTTTTTGAGATGATTAACGCCTTTCATACTTTAGCACCTAAGGTCATTCCTCAAGTGTTCAAGTCGATTGAGATACTCGATGGTGACGGTGGTGTTGGAACTATAAGGCTATTCACATTTGGCGATG ATGTTCCATTCACAAGTGGCAAGTTTAAGCAAGATGCTATTGATGAAATCAACTTTGTTTACAGCTACACGTTTTTTGAAGGCGACAACTTGATGGGTATATTAGACTCCATAAACCATTATGTTAAGGTTATACCTACTGATGATGAAGGATGTGTATTCAAGCAGATAGTCGTTTATAACTGCAAAGGTGATGAGAAGCCATCAACTGAGTTTCTTAACTTTGAAAAAGAACTATACGAGAAAACCTATAAGGCTATTGAGGCATATGCTGCTGCCCATCCTGAAGCTTATTAA
- the LOC110930788 gene encoding root allergen protein translates to MTTASIEVEVASTYPAETVFKVFNKFHDIAPKVSPQAFKSIEILEGDGGVGTIRLFTFGDDIPFTSGKFKQDVIDVSNFIYNYTFFEGDNLMGILDSINHHVKIVPSAEGGCVFKQTVIYNCKGDEKPPVDVLNFEKELYEKTYKAIEAYAAAHPEVYN, encoded by the exons ATGACTACCGCTAGCATTGAAGTTGAGGTTGCTTCTACATACCCCGCTGAGACGGTTTTTAAGGTTTTCAATAAATTCCATGATATCGCACCCAAGGTCAGTCCTCAAGCATTCAAGTCCATTGAGATACTTGAGGGCGATGGAGGTGTTGGAACTATAAGGCTATTCACATTTGGCGATG ATATTCCATTCACAAGTGGAAAGTTTAAGCAAGATGTCATCGACGTAAGCAACTTTATCTACAACTACACATTTTTTGAAGGCGATAACTTGATGGGGATATTAGACTCCATAAACCATCATGTCAAGATTGTACCATCTGCTGAGGGAGGATGTGTTTTTAAACAGACAGTCATTTATAACTGCAAAGGTGATGAGAAGCCACCTGTTGACGTTCTTAACTTTGAGAAAGAACTATATGAGAAAACCTACAAGGCTATCGAGGCTTATGCTGCTGCCCATCCTGAAGTTTATAATTAA
- the LOC110930786 gene encoding F-box protein At4g18380, with protein sequence MTSQPPPPPTQPQPPPSSTGEQPETDHINRLPDELLLLICTKINNAKSLCICNLISKRFSTVVRQTPSLFLTFPHRNPNNKDENLPKKLFNYLSQSFFRKPPPNNFDGALFQSAIDSLKGFQNVRDLRIELPSFQHDESIRNWHAEFGRGANVCVILFATSLRDLRHQSPSSNHQIQIQNPDHASLTNHLLQSRIASSNQCFREATWRQHVLRHVVENHRRTLETAEICDSEQKGKVVVNDKQQVNDLLDPEVKLPASGYGKLWHVQVLRLPESRCVLYGATVVAIRRTDESEEECEDVGVKHLMKKRCEVDEHGLLWEVLRHILENHAPARSLNINAARR encoded by the coding sequence ATGACGTCacaaccaccgccaccaccaacacAACCACAACCGCCACCTTCTTCCACCGGAGAACAACCAGAAACCGATCACATTAACCGCCTCCCGGACGAACTACTTCTCCTAATATGCACCAAAATCAACAACGCAAAATCTCTCTGCATTTGCAACCTAATCTCCAAACGTTTCTCCACCGTCGTCCGCCAAACGCCTTCGTTATTCCTCACATTTCCTCACCGGAATCCTAACAACAAAGACGAAAATCTACCTAAAAAACTCTTCAATTACTTATCTCAATCATTCTTCCGGAAGCCTCCGCCGAACAATTTCGACGGAGCGTTGTTCCAATCGGCGATCGATTCGCTAAAAGGCTTTCAAAACGTTAGAGATCTACGAATCGAACTACCTTCGTTCCAGCACGACGAATCGATCCGCAACTGGCACGCGGAGTTCGGTAGAGGCGCAAACGTATGCGTGATTCTGTTCGCAACGTCGTTACGTGACTTACGTCATCAATCACCGTCGTCAAATCACCAGATCCAAATCCAGAATCCAGATCACGCATCGTTAACGAATCATTTGCTACAATCGCGAATCGCGTCATCGAACCAGTGCTTTCGAGAAGCCACGTGGCGGCAGCATGTCCTCCGGCACGTGGTGGAGAATCACCGCCGGACGTTAGAAACTGCTGAGATCTGTGACTCGgaacaaaaaggaaaagttgtgGTTAATGATAAGCAACAGGTGAATGATTTGTTAGATCCGGAGGTGAAGTTACCGGCGTCTGGATATGGAAAGCTTTGGCATGTGCAGGTGCTCCGGCTGCCGGAATCACGGTGTGTGTTGTACGGTGCGACGGTTGTGGCGATCCGGCGTACGGATGAGAGTGAAGAAGAGTGTGAGGATGTTGGTGTGAAGCATTTGATGAAGAAGAGGTGTGAAGTTGATGAGCATGGGCTTTTATGGGAAGTTTTGAGACATATTCTTGAGAATCATGCACCCGCAAGGTCTCTTAATATTAATGCAGCCAGAAGATGA